One Dysosmobacter welbionis DNA segment encodes these proteins:
- a CDS encoding lipoate protein ligase C-terminal domain-containing protein, which produces MEVDQGIIRQIVFYGDFLAVSPMDEVTGALMGTPFRREDVGAVLDRFPLRDYFGTITRDQVLDTIFYVD; this is translated from the coding sequence GTGGAGGTGGACCAGGGGATCATCCGCCAGATCGTGTTCTACGGAGATTTTCTGGCTGTCAGCCCCATGGACGAGGTGACCGGCGCCCTGATGGGCACGCCATTCCGGCGGGAGGACGTGGGGGCGGTGCTGGACCGCTTCCCCCTTCGGGACTATTTCGGAACCATCACCCGGGACCAGGTGCTGGATACAATATTTTATGTGGACTGA
- a CDS encoding metallophosphoesterase family protein has translation MIRFLHGADFHLDSAFGALPPGQAAARRRESRELALRLADYVKEHGIDLVLLAGDLFDSASPFRETGEQLAAALGQMRARVFISPGNHDWYGPGSPWETVDWPENVYVFKENRLTAVEVPERNLVIHGAAFSGPEQPESLLAGFTAPADGKCHIGLLHGELDGAEARYGPIRREEAAASGLCYLALGHVHKRTAPLTLGRTVCAWPGCPEGRGFDELGEKGFYEGTISDGGEVSLTFVPFARHRYEVLEVDVTGKEPRAAVEAALPPETAGDLYRILLTGETGEGGAGAAAIQEALADRFYALEVRDRTRMAEDLWRRAEEDSLRGLFLRELRQRRKQAETEAERAEIDLAARFGLAALDHRDLG, from the coding sequence ATGATCCGGTTTCTGCACGGCGCGGACTTCCACCTGGACAGCGCCTTTGGCGCCCTGCCGCCCGGACAGGCGGCGGCCCGCCGCCGGGAGAGCCGGGAGCTGGCTCTCCGTCTGGCGGACTACGTGAAGGAACACGGCATCGATCTGGTGCTGCTGGCGGGGGATCTGTTCGACAGCGCCAGCCCCTTCCGGGAGACGGGGGAACAGCTGGCCGCCGCTCTGGGACAGATGCGGGCCAGGGTGTTCATCTCCCCCGGCAACCACGACTGGTACGGACCCGGCAGTCCCTGGGAGACGGTGGACTGGCCGGAGAATGTGTACGTATTCAAAGAGAACAGGCTCACGGCCGTGGAGGTGCCGGAGCGGAACTTGGTGATCCACGGGGCGGCATTCTCCGGCCCGGAACAGCCGGAGAGCCTGCTGGCGGGTTTCACCGCCCCGGCAGACGGAAAGTGTCACATCGGCCTGCTCCATGGGGAGCTGGACGGGGCGGAGGCGCGGTACGGCCCCATCCGCCGGGAAGAGGCGGCGGCCAGCGGCCTCTGCTATCTGGCACTGGGCCACGTCCACAAGCGGACGGCGCCCCTGACACTGGGGCGGACGGTCTGCGCCTGGCCCGGCTGTCCGGAGGGCCGGGGGTTCGACGAGCTGGGGGAGAAAGGTTTTTACGAGGGGACGATCTCCGACGGCGGAGAGGTCTCCCTGACCTTTGTGCCCTTTGCCCGGCACCGGTATGAGGTTTTAGAGGTGGACGTCACCGGAAAAGAGCCCCGGGCCGCCGTGGAGGCAGCTCTGCCGCCGGAGACGGCCGGGGACCTGTACCGCATCCTCCTCACCGGCGAGACCGGAGAGGGCGGCGCTGGCGCCGCGGCCATCCAGGAGGCGCTGGCGGACCGGTTTTACGCCCTGGAGGTCCGGGACCGCACCCGTATGGCGGAGGACCTGTGGCGGCGGGCGGAGGAGGACTCCCTCCGGGGCCTGTTTCTCCGGGAGCTGCGCCAGCGGCGGAAGCAGGCGGAGACGGAAGCGGAACGGGCGGAGATCGACCTGGCGGCCCGGTTCGGCCTGGCGGCGCTGGACCACCGGGATCTGGGGTGA
- a CDS encoding TRAP transporter small permease: MKTYKTIMNGLTKVEEFVLCVITVVVTAITFINVLSRYVFHSNFAWSEELVINVFILMIMLGCALATRDGSMITLSLIFDNVGVGGKKILTVIDTVVNLIFYAILIYTGFNKVFDQISTGKETFSLGWPEWVFTILLPIGSIFLVLHAIEYLVDVMSNKAACVKPAETEGGKETV, encoded by the coding sequence ATGAAAACCTACAAGACGATCATGAACGGGCTCACCAAAGTCGAGGAATTCGTGCTCTGCGTGATTACCGTCGTGGTTACAGCGATCACGTTTATCAACGTGCTCTCTCGGTATGTTTTCCACTCCAACTTCGCGTGGTCCGAGGAGCTGGTCATCAACGTGTTCATCCTGATGATCATGCTGGGCTGCGCCCTAGCTACCAGAGACGGCAGCATGATTACGCTGTCCCTGATCTTCGACAATGTGGGCGTCGGGGGTAAAAAGATTCTGACCGTGATTGACACGGTCGTGAACCTGATCTTTTACGCCATCCTGATCTACACCGGCTTTAACAAGGTGTTCGATCAGATCAGCACCGGCAAAGAGACCTTCTCTCTGGGCTGGCCCGAATGGGTGTTTACCATCCTGCTGCCCATCGGCTCCATCTTCCTGGTGCTCCATGCGATCGAGTATCTGGTCGACGTGATGAGCAACAAGGCCGCCTGTGTGAAGCCGGCTGAGACAGAGGGAGGCAAAGAGACTGTATGA
- the thrS gene encoding threonine--tRNA ligase, translated as MSEEVKNNEFTFENPAYRQTYWHTCSHVMAQAVKRLWPEVKLAIGPSIDEGWYYDLDAPFAFTPEHLEKIEAEMRKICKEKLKLERFELPREEALKFMEEKAEPYKVELINDLPADAHISFYKQGEFTDLCAGPHLDSTGRIKGNALKLTACNAAYWRGDSNRETLQRIYGIAFPKKDELDAYLQRIEEAKKRDHRKLGRELGLFMLRDEGPGFPFFLPKGMTLKNTLLDYWRQVHKKYGYVEISTPIILNRQLWERSGHWDHYKQNMYTTVIDEEDYAIKPMNCPGGMLVYASEPHSYRELPLRVGELGLVHRHELSGALHGLFRVRCFTQDDAHIFMTPDQMKDVIQETVRLFDEVYSTFGLSYTIELSTMPEDHIGTVEEWEHNQDILKNAITDMGKTFEVNEGDGAFYGPKLDFHLADSLGRTWQCGTIQLDSQLPERFELEYTGEDGQKHRPVMVHRVVLGSVERFIGVITEHFAGAFPVWLNPVQVKVLPITDRALEYADQIAKQLDAAGFRVEVDGRNEKIGKKIREATLEKIPYMLVVGDRDMENQTVSVRLRTGEDLGAMSVADFAARLKQDVDTKAIW; from the coding sequence ATGTCTGAAGAAGTGAAGAACAACGAGTTTACCTTTGAGAATCCGGCGTACCGCCAGACCTACTGGCACACCTGCTCCCACGTGATGGCCCAGGCCGTGAAGCGCCTGTGGCCGGAGGTGAAGCTGGCCATCGGCCCCTCCATCGACGAGGGCTGGTACTACGACCTGGACGCCCCCTTCGCCTTCACGCCGGAGCACCTGGAGAAGATCGAGGCAGAGATGCGGAAGATCTGCAAGGAGAAGCTGAAGCTGGAGCGGTTCGAACTGCCCCGGGAGGAGGCTTTGAAGTTCATGGAGGAGAAGGCAGAGCCCTACAAGGTGGAGCTTATCAACGACCTGCCCGCAGACGCCCATATCTCCTTCTACAAGCAGGGCGAGTTCACGGATCTCTGCGCCGGCCCCCATCTGGACTCCACCGGCCGCATCAAGGGCAACGCCCTCAAGCTCACCGCTTGCAACGCCGCCTACTGGCGGGGTGATTCCAACCGGGAGACCCTCCAGCGGATTTACGGCATCGCCTTCCCGAAGAAGGACGAGCTGGATGCCTACCTCCAGCGGATCGAAGAGGCTAAGAAGCGGGACCACCGGAAGCTGGGCCGGGAGCTGGGCCTGTTCATGCTGCGGGACGAGGGGCCTGGCTTCCCCTTCTTCCTGCCCAAGGGCATGACCTTGAAAAACACCCTGCTGGATTACTGGCGCCAGGTCCACAAGAAGTACGGCTATGTGGAGATCTCCACCCCCATCATCCTCAACCGTCAGCTGTGGGAGCGTTCCGGCCACTGGGACCACTATAAGCAGAACATGTACACCACTGTTATCGACGAAGAGGATTACGCCATCAAGCCCATGAACTGCCCCGGCGGCATGCTGGTCTACGCCAGCGAGCCTCACTCCTACCGGGAGCTGCCCCTGCGGGTGGGCGAGCTGGGCCTGGTACACCGGCACGAGCTGTCCGGTGCGCTCCACGGCCTGTTCCGGGTCCGCTGCTTCACCCAGGACGACGCCCACATCTTCATGACCCCGGACCAGATGAAGGACGTGATCCAGGAGACGGTCCGCCTGTTCGACGAAGTGTACTCCACCTTCGGCCTCAGCTACACCATTGAACTCAGCACCATGCCGGAGGATCACATCGGCACTGTGGAGGAGTGGGAGCATAACCAGGACATCCTGAAAAACGCTATCACCGACATGGGCAAGACCTTCGAGGTCAACGAGGGCGACGGCGCTTTCTATGGCCCCAAGCTGGACTTCCATCTGGCCGATTCCCTGGGCCGCACTTGGCAGTGCGGCACCATCCAGCTGGACAGCCAGCTGCCGGAGCGGTTTGAACTGGAGTACACCGGAGAGGACGGCCAGAAGCACCGCCCCGTCATGGTCCATCGGGTGGTTCTGGGCAGCGTGGAGCGGTTCATCGGCGTCATCACCGAGCACTTTGCCGGCGCGTTCCCGGTGTGGCTGAACCCGGTGCAGGTGAAGGTCCTGCCCATTACAGACCGCGCCCTGGAATACGCCGATCAGATCGCAAAGCAGCTGGATGCCGCCGGCTTCCGGGTGGAGGTGGACGGCCGCAACGAGAAGATCGGCAAGAAGATCCGGGAGGCCACCCTGGAGAAGATCCCCTATATGCTGGTAGTGGGCGACCGGGATATGGAAAACCAGACCGTCTCCGTCCGCCTGCGGACCGGTGAGGATCTGGGCGCCATGTCCGTGGCGGATTTTGCCGCCCGGCTGAAGCAGGACGTGGACACCAAGGCCATCTGGTAA
- a CDS encoding lipoate--protein ligase family protein, whose protein sequence is MSQEIHYLETGSQDPFYNLAFEETVLRSRRSGEYLLLWQNDNTIVIGQNQNAEGEINRAFVEAHQIHVVRRTTGGGAVYHDLGNLNYSFITDVGDAERLTMERFTRPIVEALQGLGLQAEASGRNDILVEGRKVSGTAQRLLRGRFLYHGTLLFDANPGMVSGALNVDPAKFESKSAKSVRSRIGNIREFLKTDMDMPAFWSYLKKTLAGSGLVEDHLTDEELAAVDELKRTKYDTWEWNFGRSPSTTCGTSAAGTAAPWSPVWRWTRGSSARSCSTEIFWLSAPWTR, encoded by the coding sequence ATGAGTCAGGAGATTCACTATTTGGAGACCGGATCCCAGGACCCTTTTTACAATCTGGCGTTTGAAGAGACGGTACTCCGCAGCCGGCGGTCGGGGGAGTATCTGCTCCTGTGGCAGAACGACAACACCATCGTCATCGGGCAGAACCAGAACGCCGAGGGTGAGATCAACCGGGCCTTTGTGGAGGCCCATCAAATCCATGTGGTGCGCCGCACCACCGGCGGCGGCGCCGTGTACCATGATCTGGGCAACCTGAACTACTCCTTCATCACCGACGTGGGAGACGCGGAGCGGCTGACCATGGAGCGGTTCACCCGTCCCATTGTGGAGGCCTTGCAGGGATTGGGCCTGCAGGCGGAGGCCTCCGGCCGCAATGACATCCTGGTGGAGGGGCGGAAGGTGTCCGGCACAGCCCAGCGGCTGCTCCGCGGGCGCTTCCTGTATCATGGGACACTGCTGTTCGACGCCAACCCCGGCATGGTGTCCGGGGCGCTGAATGTGGACCCGGCAAAGTTCGAGTCCAAGAGTGCAAAATCCGTGCGCAGTCGGATCGGCAACATCCGGGAGTTCCTGAAGACGGATATGGATATGCCCGCCTTCTGGAGTTATCTGAAGAAAACATTGGCCGGCAGCGGTCTGGTGGAGGATCACCTGACAGATGAGGAACTGGCTGCTGTGGATGAGCTGAAGCGCACCAAGTACGACACCTGGGAGTGGAACTTCGGCCGTTCCCCAAGTACAACCTGCGGAACAAGCGCCGCTGGGACGGCGGCACCCTGGAGCCCTGTGTGGAGGTGGACCAGGGGATCATCCGCCAGATCGTGTTCTACGGAGATTTTCTGGCTGTCAGCCCCATGGACGAGGTGA
- a CDS encoding DctP family TRAP transporter solute-binding subunit: protein MKKFLALLLALTMALALVACGGGDDAASDTTADSGDDAAASTGEFEEMTWKFACSATETSPWVDGAKEFARIVGEKTGGAITVQYYPADQLTAGNQTDGIQALMDGTTELSMHSNLIWSSFDQRFNVVSLPFLFSSTEEADAALDGAGGEALGEILESTYNVHLLGIAENGFRHITNSKHAIASKADMNGLKMRVAGSQLLNRSYELWGADYTNANWSEVFTALQTGTYDGQENPLPTADAASIQEVQSYLTYWTGAYDCLFFCMNAELYNSLSPELQAIVDEAGQAACEYERELNRSQDQEIMDKWAEAGVEITELTPEAAAEFAEASAPVYDEFADELTPELIEAFTSVTQADAGTTEPAA from the coding sequence ATGAAAAAGTTTCTTGCACTGCTCCTGGCGCTCACCATGGCTCTGGCCCTGGTGGCCTGCGGCGGTGGCGATGACGCTGCCAGCGATACCACTGCCGACAGCGGCGATGATGCTGCCGCTTCCACTGGCGAGTTCGAGGAAATGACCTGGAAGTTCGCCTGCTCCGCCACGGAGACCTCTCCCTGGGTGGACGGCGCCAAGGAGTTCGCCCGGATCGTGGGCGAGAAGACCGGCGGTGCCATCACCGTTCAGTACTATCCCGCTGACCAGCTGACCGCCGGCAACCAGACCGACGGCATCCAGGCCCTGATGGACGGTACCACCGAGTTGTCCATGCACTCCAACCTGATCTGGTCCTCCTTCGACCAGCGGTTCAACGTGGTCTCCCTGCCCTTCCTGTTCAGCAGCACGGAAGAGGCTGACGCGGCCCTGGACGGCGCCGGCGGCGAGGCTCTGGGCGAGATTCTGGAGAGCACCTACAACGTGCACCTGCTGGGCATTGCGGAGAACGGCTTCCGCCACATCACCAACAGCAAGCACGCCATCGCCAGCAAGGCTGACATGAACGGCCTGAAGATGCGTGTCGCGGGTTCCCAGCTGCTGAACCGCTCCTATGAGCTGTGGGGCGCCGACTACACCAACGCCAACTGGTCCGAGGTGTTCACCGCTCTGCAGACCGGCACCTACGACGGCCAGGAGAACCCCCTGCCCACCGCTGATGCCGCTTCCATCCAGGAGGTCCAGAGCTATCTGACCTATTGGACCGGCGCTTATGACTGCCTGTTCTTCTGCATGAACGCTGAGCTGTACAACTCCCTGTCTCCCGAGCTGCAGGCCATCGTTGACGAGGCCGGCCAGGCTGCCTGCGAGTACGAGCGTGAGCTGAACCGCAGCCAGGATCAGGAGATCATGGACAAGTGGGCCGAGGCTGGCGTTGAGATCACCGAGCTGACTCCCGAGGCTGCTGCTGAGTTCGCTGAGGCTTCTGCCCCCGTGTACGACGAGTTCGCCGACGAGCTGACCCCCGAGCTGATCGAG
- a CDS encoding TRAP transporter large permease produces MYSGMAKFLLLAIPFFVLSGNIMAKAGISSRLVAFADDCVGHRRGGIAIVAVIVACFFGAISGSGPATVAALGIILIPAMINRGGFSAPFASSLMASASSIAIVIPPSIAFVVYASITGVSVGDMFMGGWIPGIMMGLSLVIIIMIECRKKGIQASKAKSSWGQRWKSFREAFWGFLMPVIIIGGIYGGVFTPTEAAAVSVVYGLVVGVFIYREVKMKDMIDILVDSGKTTGGIMLIIGAATLFSYVCTVFGIAQAAQALLLEISGNKYIFLLIVNVIFLIAGCFVDANSAMYIFIPIMYPVATQLGIDPVHFGVIATVNLAIGQVTPPVGVNLFVAIGVSEKLQGLRDKTKVTIVSMSKAVWPQIVACIIALLLITYVPWFSTVLLFGK; encoded by the coding sequence GTGTACAGCGGCATGGCAAAGTTCCTGCTGCTGGCTATTCCGTTCTTTGTTCTGTCCGGCAACATCATGGCCAAGGCGGGCATCTCCAGCCGTCTGGTGGCGTTTGCTGATGACTGCGTCGGCCATCGGCGCGGCGGCATCGCCATCGTGGCTGTTATCGTGGCCTGCTTCTTCGGCGCCATCTCCGGCTCCGGTCCCGCCACCGTGGCGGCTCTGGGCATTATCCTGATTCCCGCCATGATCAACCGCGGCGGCTTCTCCGCCCCCTTCGCCTCTTCCCTGATGGCCAGCGCCTCCTCCATCGCCATCGTCATTCCGCCCTCCATCGCATTCGTGGTGTACGCCTCCATCACCGGCGTCTCCGTGGGCGATATGTTCATGGGCGGCTGGATTCCCGGCATCATGATGGGCCTGTCCCTGGTGATCATCATCATGATCGAGTGCCGCAAGAAGGGCATCCAGGCATCCAAGGCAAAGTCCTCCTGGGGCCAGCGCTGGAAGTCCTTCCGTGAGGCCTTCTGGGGCTTCCTGATGCCCGTCATCATCATCGGCGGCATCTACGGCGGCGTTTTCACCCCCACCGAGGCGGCTGCCGTCTCCGTGGTATACGGTCTGGTGGTCGGCGTCTTCATCTATCGTGAGGTCAAGATGAAGGATATGATCGATATCCTGGTCGACTCCGGCAAGACCACCGGCGGCATCATGCTGATCATCGGCGCGGCCACCCTGTTCTCCTATGTGTGCACGGTGTTCGGCATTGCGCAGGCGGCCCAGGCTCTGCTGCTGGAGATCTCCGGCAACAAGTACATCTTCCTGCTGATCGTCAACGTGATCTTCCTGATTGCAGGCTGCTTCGTGGACGCCAACTCCGCCATGTACATCTTTATCCCCATCATGTACCCCGTAGCCACCCAGCTGGGCATCGACCCCGTCCACTTCGGCGTGATCGCCACAGTGAACCTGGCTATCGGCCAGGTGACTCCTCCCGTGGGTGTCAACCTGTTCGTCGCCATCGGTGTGTCCGAGAAGCTTCAGGGCCTGCGGGACAAGACCAAGGTCACCATTGTCTCTATGTCCAAGGCTGTGTGGCCCCAGATTGTGGCATGCATTATTGCGCTGCTGCTCATCACCTATGTGCCCTGGTTCTCTACCGTGCTCTTGTTCGGCAAATAA
- a CDS encoding asparaginase, which produces MNEMKKILLIGTGGTIASDVTDSGLAPELTTEQLLSHIPGISDICGVDCLQLLNLDSTNMTPAHWLEIAACIRDHYGCYDGFVITHGTDTMAYTAAALSYLIQGSPKPIVLTGAQRPIGFDSTDSKTNLADAFRCAAEDLPGVSIVFNSRVILGTRAKKTRSKSFQAFSSINHPELGVLRDGVLLRYIRQDCREAPVFYDRLDPRVALLKLVPGTGRDAADFLLERNDALIIESFGVGGLPEAGGFYDCVRRWMEAGRVVVLTTQVENEGSDLGVYHVGYRLKSDLGVLEAYDMTTEAVVAKLMWILGQTRRREEVERLFYTPVARDILWPGL; this is translated from the coding sequence ATGAATGAGATGAAGAAGATTCTGCTGATCGGCACTGGCGGCACCATCGCCTCGGACGTGACGGACAGCGGCCTTGCGCCGGAGCTGACCACGGAGCAGCTGCTCTCCCATATTCCCGGGATCTCGGACATCTGCGGCGTGGACTGCCTCCAGCTGCTGAACCTGGACAGCACCAACATGACCCCGGCTCACTGGCTGGAGATCGCCGCCTGTATCCGGGACCACTACGGCTGCTATGACGGCTTTGTTATCACCCACGGCACGGACACCATGGCGTATACGGCGGCGGCCCTGAGCTATCTGATCCAGGGTAGTCCTAAGCCTATTGTGCTGACCGGCGCCCAGAGACCCATCGGATTTGATTCCACGGATTCCAAGACAAATCTGGCGGACGCCTTCCGCTGCGCGGCGGAGGACCTGCCGGGGGTCTCTATCGTGTTCAACAGCCGGGTGATCCTGGGGACCCGGGCCAAGAAGACCCGCTCCAAGAGCTTCCAGGCCTTTTCCAGCATCAATCACCCGGAGCTGGGCGTCCTGCGGGACGGCGTGCTGCTGCGGTACATCCGCCAGGACTGCCGGGAGGCCCCGGTGTTTTACGACCGCCTGGACCCGCGGGTGGCCCTGCTGAAGCTGGTGCCCGGCACCGGGCGGGATGCGGCGGACTTCCTGCTGGAGCGGAACGACGCCCTGATTATCGAGAGCTTCGGCGTGGGCGGCCTGCCGGAGGCGGGCGGCTTTTACGACTGCGTCCGCCGCTGGATGGAGGCGGGGCGGGTCGTCGTTCTCACCACCCAGGTGGAGAATGAGGGCAGCGACCTGGGGGTGTATCACGTGGGCTACCGCCTCAAAAGCGATCTGGGGGTGCTGGAGGCCTACGACATGACCACGGAGGCCGTGGTGGCCAAGCTCATGTGGATCCTGGGGCAGACCCGGCGGCGGGAGGAAGTGGAGCGGCTGTTCTACACACCGGTGGCCCGGGACATCCTCTGGCCCGGCCTGTAA
- a CDS encoding MBL fold metallo-hydrolase, with product MSHCQITLSVNAGVALHLGAMRVWSDALHDHRVVGFSTVTPERWNILQAHPDFASPDLLFFTHCHPDHYSRALTEQVIAQNPQVALVLPEQEFDRQLVLAGPSSHLTLEGLHMDFMRLTHEGAQYREVPHYGCILEYDGFRVLIAGDCAVADPQLRDFIGNRPIDLALLNFPWVTLRKGRHFIEQAIRPEHLVVYHLPFSHDDRWGYRDAAVKGAGQLQGVPDVRLLLEPFQREILT from the coding sequence ATGTCCCATTGCCAAATCACACTCAGCGTCAACGCCGGGGTCGCCCTGCATCTGGGTGCCATGCGGGTCTGGTCCGACGCGCTCCACGACCATCGGGTTGTGGGGTTCTCCACTGTCACCCCTGAGCGCTGGAACATTCTTCAGGCTCATCCGGACTTCGCCAGCCCGGATCTGCTCTTTTTCACCCACTGCCATCCGGACCATTACTCCCGCGCCCTGACAGAGCAGGTGATTGCCCAAAATCCGCAGGTGGCCCTGGTGCTGCCGGAGCAGGAGTTTGACCGCCAGCTGGTGCTGGCCGGTCCCAGCAGCCATCTCACCCTGGAGGGGCTGCACATGGACTTCATGCGCCTGACTCACGAGGGTGCACAGTACCGGGAGGTCCCCCACTACGGCTGTATCCTGGAATATGACGGTTTCCGGGTCCTGATCGCCGGAGACTGCGCCGTGGCGGACCCGCAGCTGCGGGATTTCATCGGCAACCGCCCCATTGATCTGGCCCTTTTGAACTTCCCTTGGGTGACTCTTCGGAAGGGCCGTCACTTCATCGAACAGGCCATCCGGCCGGAGCATCTGGTGGTATACCATCTCCCCTTCTCCCACGATGACCGCTGGGGATATCGGGATGCCGCCGTCAAGGGTGCGGGCCAGCTCCAGGGGGTGCCGGATGTCCGGCTGCTGCTGGAGCCGTTCCAGCGGGAAATCCTGACCTGA
- a CDS encoding YbaK/EbsC family protein, with protein MSIEKVRAHFKPLGIEERIREFDVSSATVELAAVAVGVEGARIAKSLSFKVEDKPIIIVVAGDAKVDNSRYKAQFHTKAKMLTHEEAHELIGHDVGGVCPFALPEDVKVYLDVSMKRFETVFPAAGSSNSAVEMTCDELERYASNFAAWVDVCKGWRPEEQG; from the coding sequence ACATTTCAAGCCCCTCGGCATCGAAGAGCGAATCCGGGAGTTCGATGTCTCCTCCGCCACGGTGGAGCTGGCGGCGGTGGCCGTGGGTGTGGAGGGCGCCCGCATTGCCAAGAGCCTCAGCTTCAAGGTGGAGGACAAGCCCATCATCATTGTGGTGGCGGGGGACGCCAAGGTGGACAACAGCCGCTACAAGGCCCAGTTCCACACCAAGGCCAAAATGCTGACCCATGAGGAGGCCCACGAGCTGATCGGCCACGACGTGGGCGGCGTGTGCCCCTTTGCCCTGCCGGAGGATGTGAAGGTGTACCTGGATGTGTCCATGAAGCGGTTCGAGACGGTGTTCCCCGCCGCAGGCAGCAGCAACAGCGCCGTGGAGATGACCTGCGACGAGCTGGAGCGGTACGCCTCCAACTTTGCCGCGTGGGTGGATGTGTGCAAGGGCTGGCGGCCCGAGGAGCAGGGATGA